The Parashewanella tropica genome window below encodes:
- a CDS encoding cation:proton antiporter family protein, whose amino-acid sequence MEPVLLVITFLCGILISRLGFPPLIGYLIAGFALSYVGIKESSIQFLHQVSELGITLLLFAIGLKLDIKSLFKKEVLATSSIHLLGSILFFIPLLKLLGYIGLQQITDLDINQLFIIGFALSFSSTVFAVKTLEEQGNIQALSGRIAIGILIIQDIFAVAFLTISKGEIPSIWALCLLLLPLLKPVLYHIMDNIGHGELMVLFGLVMALVLGAWTFQLLGLKADLGALIIGVLLSGHTKASTLSKSLFYFKEIFLIAFFLSIGLNGFPSLQDITLALLLALFLPFKVALFLILLTRFRLRSRTALFSAFNLANYSEFGLIVMAVAISMGIISPQWLVILAIALSISFVIAALLNAYVDPIYNRLEQTLLRLQATALHPEDSPITLGTPRFLILGMGRIGSGAYDALKNKYGCEVLGIEHKTELVEFHQSAGRNVVQGDASDCDFWKKVDNLRCIERVFLAMPKHSGNISAIEQLKEQSYQGKFSVLILNTEDAKSIEELGVDNIYNLYDLAGVGFVEQVISENKE is encoded by the coding sequence ATGGAACCTGTACTCTTAGTCATCACCTTCTTATGTGGAATACTGATAAGTCGTTTAGGGTTTCCACCATTAATTGGATATTTGATTGCTGGTTTTGCTTTATCTTATGTAGGAATTAAAGAGAGCAGCATCCAGTTTCTTCACCAAGTTTCAGAACTTGGAATAACCTTATTGCTGTTCGCAATTGGCTTAAAGCTCGATATCAAGAGCTTATTTAAAAAAGAAGTCTTAGCCACCTCCAGTATTCACTTATTAGGCTCAATATTATTCTTTATTCCCCTGCTTAAATTACTTGGTTACATTGGGCTTCAACAAATTACTGACCTCGACATTAACCAACTATTTATCATCGGTTTTGCTTTAAGTTTCTCAAGTACCGTATTTGCGGTTAAAACCCTAGAAGAGCAAGGTAATATACAAGCCCTCTCGGGTAGAATCGCCATTGGGATCTTAATCATACAAGACATCTTTGCTGTCGCCTTTCTTACCATATCTAAAGGTGAGATACCTTCAATTTGGGCACTTTGCTTGTTATTACTCCCTCTTTTAAAACCAGTGCTCTATCACATCATGGACAACATAGGGCATGGCGAACTCATGGTGCTGTTCGGGTTGGTTATGGCGTTAGTTTTAGGTGCTTGGACTTTCCAATTACTTGGCTTAAAAGCTGACTTAGGTGCATTGATCATTGGGGTGCTATTATCGGGACATACCAAAGCATCTACACTTTCTAAGTCATTATTCTATTTTAAAGAAATATTCTTAATCGCGTTTTTCTTAAGCATTGGTCTCAACGGCTTTCCAAGCCTACAAGACATCACTTTAGCTTTACTGCTAGCACTATTCTTGCCATTCAAAGTCGCTCTATTTCTTATCCTATTAACTCGCTTTCGCTTACGTTCACGAACGGCCTTATTCAGTGCATTTAATCTGGCCAATTATAGTGAATTTGGATTAATTGTTATGGCTGTGGCCATCAGCATGGGAATAATATCGCCACAGTGGTTAGTGATATTAGCTATAGCACTGAGTATTAGCTTTGTAATCGCCGCACTGCTTAATGCTTATGTTGATCCCATATACAATCGGCTAGAACAAACACTATTAAGACTCCAAGCTACAGCCCTCCATCCGGAAGACAGCCCTATCACACTAGGAACACCACGCTTCTTAATTCTAGGTATGGGGCGAATAGGCTCCGGAGCCTATGATGCCTTAAAAAATAAATACGGCTGTGAAGTATTAGGGATTGAACACAAAACTGAACTGGTTGAATTTCATCAATCTGCTGGACGTAATGTCGTACAAGGAGATGCCTCTGATTGTGACTTTTGGAAAAAAGTCGATAACTTACGGTGTATCGAACGCGTGTTTCTCGCGATGCCAAAGCATTCAGGTAACATCTCAGCCATTGAACAACTTAAAGAGCAAAGCTATCAAGGTAAATTCAGTGTGCTAATTCTCAATACTGAAGATGCCAAATCAATTGAAGAACTTGGAGTCGATAATATCTACAACCTCTATGATCTCGCTGGTGTCGGTTTTGTTGAGCAAGTAATAAGTGAAAATAAGGAGTGA
- a CDS encoding IS3 family transposase (programmed frameshift) codes for MTNPDPTYIKRTQRDYSLGFKLQVVAAVEKGDMTYKQAQKIYGIQGRSTVLTWLRKHGKLDWCQPPKITMSKSPKAKETPAQKIKRLERELKDEKLRNLLLNEVVDIIDAEHGIGLRKKLNSQGARNLQVQKQVSLSKACKLLGMTRQSIYQREYRDKKRAIMLAPVKNMVLALRRFMPRLGGRKLYYLLKPQLMEEGIKLGRDGLFDYLREEHLLIQPKRSYRKTTNSKHWMKKHPNLLKDYTPQRAEEVLVSDITYVESDDGVHYLSLVTDAYSRKIMGYELSDGMKATDVVKALDMAVSHRCYRRNAIHHSDRGLQYCSAIYQNKLKQNNIIPSMTDGYDCYQNALAERVNGILKQEFLVYQCKNIDELKLLIDESIAIYNDMRPHLSLEMKTPNQVHKKIQEQMLLDLH; via the exons ATGACAAACCCAGATCCTACCTATATAAAACGTACACAACGTGATTATTCATTAGGCTTTAAATTGCAGGTTGTTGCAGCTGTTGAAAAAGGTGATATGACCTATAAGCAAGCTCAAAAAATCTATGGTATCCAAGGTCGCTCAACAGTACTTACATGGTTGAGAAAACACGGTAAGCTAGATTGGTGTCAACCACCGAAAATAACCATGTCTAAATCACCTAAAGCCAAAGAAACACCAGCTCAAAAGATTAAGCGCTTAGAGCGAGAGTTGAAGGATGAAAAGTTACGTAACCTATTACTTAATGAAGTCGTCGATATTATTGATGCTGAACATGGTATAGGGTTGCGAAAAAAGCTTA ATAGCCAAGGAGCAAGAAACCTTCAGGTACAAAAGCAAGTAAGTTTAAGCAAGGCTTGTAAGCTTCTTGGCATGACGAGGCAATCAATTTATCAAAGGGAATATAGAGATAAAAAACGGGCTATCATGTTAGCTCCAGTAAAAAATATGGTGCTAGCGTTACGGCGATTTATGCCACGATTAGGCGGTAGGAAACTGTACTATCTTCTGAAGCCTCAACTTATGGAGGAAGGCATAAAGCTCGGGCGAGATGGCCTATTCGACTATCTGAGGGAAGAACACCTGCTAATTCAACCCAAGCGTAGTTATAGGAAAACGACTAACAGTAAGCATTGGATGAAAAAGCATCCGAATTTGTTAAAGGATTACACGCCACAAAGAGCTGAAGAAGTCTTGGTAAGTGATATCACTTATGTGGAAAGTGATGATGGTGTGCATTATCTCTCGCTTGTCACTGACGCTTATAGTCGAAAAATAATGGGCTATGAATTAAGTGATGGAATGAAAGCGACAGACGTGGTTAAAGCGCTAGATATGGCTGTTAGCCATAGGTGTTATAGACGTAACGCAATTCATCACTCAGACAGAGGGTTACAATATTGCTCTGCTATTTATCAGAATAAACTTAAGCAAAATAATATAATACCCTCAATGACTGATGGTTATGACTGCTATCAAAATGCACTCGCAGAGAGGGTGAATGGTATACTGAAGCAGGAGTTCCTTGTATATCAATGTAAAAATATTGATGAATTAAAGTTGCTCATCGATGAATCAATAGCGATATACAACGATATGAGACCGCATTTAAGTTTAGAGATGAAAACACCGAACCAAGTGCATAAAAAAATCCAAGAGCAAATGCTCTTGGATTTACATTAA